One genomic region from Mycobacterium basiliense encodes:
- the murG gene encoding undecaprenyldiphospho-muramoylpentapeptide beta-N-acetylglucosaminyltransferase has product MNDSVREPAGGLGLNHGPALSIVLAGGGTAGHVEPAMAVADALSALEPNVRITALGTARGLETRLVPERGYRLELITPVPLPRKPSGDLLRLPPRVWRAVRETRAVLDDVDADVVVGFGGYVALPAYLAARGLPGMSKRSRRVPVLIHEANARAGLANRVGAHSAERVLAAVPDSGLRHAEVVGVPVRAAITALDRMALRAEARAHFGFTDDARVLLVFGGSQGAVSLNRAVSAAAADLAAAGISVLHAHGPKNVLDLRAPERGDPPYVAVPYLDRMDLAYAAADLVICRSGAMTVAEVSAVGLPAIYVPLPIGNGEQRLNALPVVNAGGGLVVADAELTAAAVARHVVGLLTEPQRLATMTAAAAQVGHRDAARQVAQAALDIGRAAGCRGQACGGPR; this is encoded by the coding sequence GTGAACGACTCGGTCAGGGAGCCGGCCGGCGGGCTGGGGCTCAACCACGGCCCCGCGTTGTCGATCGTGCTGGCCGGCGGCGGCACTGCCGGGCATGTGGAGCCCGCGATGGCCGTTGCCGATGCGCTGAGCGCGTTGGAGCCCAACGTCAGGATCACCGCGCTGGGAACGGCGCGCGGGTTGGAAACCAGGTTGGTGCCCGAGCGGGGCTACCGGCTGGAACTGATCACACCGGTACCGTTGCCGCGCAAACCCAGCGGAGACCTGCTCCGGCTCCCGCCGCGGGTGTGGCGTGCCGTGCGGGAGACCCGGGCGGTGCTCGATGATGTGGACGCCGACGTGGTTGTCGGCTTCGGTGGGTACGTCGCGCTGCCGGCATACTTGGCCGCGCGCGGGCTGCCTGGCATGTCCAAGCGAAGCCGTCGCGTCCCGGTGTTGATCCACGAAGCCAATGCCCGAGCCGGGTTGGCCAACCGGGTAGGCGCGCACTCCGCCGAGCGCGTGCTTGCCGCGGTGCCCGATTCGGGGCTGCGGCATGCGGAGGTGGTCGGGGTACCGGTCCGGGCGGCCATCACCGCGTTGGATCGCATGGCATTGCGCGCCGAGGCACGAGCGCATTTTGGCTTCACCGATGATGCTCGGGTGCTGCTGGTATTTGGCGGCTCTCAGGGCGCTGTCTCACTCAACCGGGCCGTGTCGGCGGCCGCGGCCGACCTGGCCGCCGCGGGCATTTCCGTGTTGCACGCGCACGGGCCGAAAAACGTGCTGGATTTGCGCGCTCCCGAGCGTGGTGATCCGCCGTATGTCGCGGTTCCCTATTTGGACCGGATGGACCTAGCCTATGCCGCCGCCGACCTGGTGATTTGTCGGTCCGGGGCGATGACGGTCGCCGAAGTGTCGGCCGTGGGCCTGCCGGCCATTTACGTGCCGCTACCGATCGGCAACGGTGAGCAGCGGCTCAATGCGTTACCGGTGGTCAACGCCGGTGGCGGTCTGGTGGTTGCCGATGCCGAGCTCACGGCGGCGGCGGTGGCCCGTCACGTGGTTGGGCTGCTCACCGAACCGCAACGGTTGGCCACGATGACGGCCGCCGCCGCACAGGTGGGGCACCGTGACGCGGCGCGTCAGGTTGCCCAAGCGGCCCTGGACATCGGTCGTGCCGCGGGGTGCCGGGGCCAGGCCTGCGGGGGGCCGCGGTGA
- a CDS encoding cell division protein SepF: MSTLHKVKAYFGMAPMEDYDDEYYDDRTPSRGYARPRFDDEYGRYEGRDYDDPRRELRGELRGEPADYPPPSSYRGGYPDEPRFQPREFDRSDMARPRFGSWLRNSTRGALAMDPRRMAMMFEEGHPLSKITTLRPKDYSEARTIGERFRDGTPVIMDLVSMDNADAKRLVDFAAGLAFALRGSFDKVATKVFLLSPADVDVSPEERRRIAETGFYAYQ, encoded by the coding sequence ATGAGCACACTGCACAAGGTCAAGGCCTACTTCGGTATGGCTCCGATGGAGGATTACGACGACGAGTACTACGACGACCGCACTCCTTCACGCGGTTATGCGCGGCCTCGATTTGACGACGAATACGGCCGCTATGAAGGGCGCGACTACGACGATCCACGCCGCGAGCTCCGCGGCGAATTGCGTGGTGAGCCAGCGGACTATCCGCCGCCCAGTAGCTATCGCGGCGGCTACCCCGACGAACCCCGATTCCAGCCCCGCGAGTTCGACCGCTCCGATATGGCTCGTCCACGCTTTGGATCGTGGCTGCGCAATTCCACCCGCGGCGCGCTGGCGATGGACCCGCGTCGGATGGCGATGATGTTCGAGGAGGGCCACCCCCTCTCGAAGATCACCACGCTGCGGCCCAAGGACTACAGTGAGGCTCGCACGATCGGCGAGCGGTTCCGGGACGGCACCCCGGTCATCATGGATCTGGTGTCGATGGACAACGCCGACGCCAAGCGGTTGGTCGACTTCGCCGCCGGATTGGCTTTCGCATTGCGTGGCTCCTTCGACAAGGTCGCAACCAAGGTGTTCCTGCTATCGCCGGCGGACGTTGACGTCTCCCCGGAAGAGCGTCGGCGGATCGCCGAAACCGGTTTCTACGCGTACCAATAG
- the ftsZ gene encoding cell division protein FtsZ, whose product MTPPHNYLAVIKVVGIGGGGVNAVNRMIEQGLKGVEFIAINTDAQALLMSDADVKLDVGRESTRGLGAGADPEVGRKAAEDAKDEIEELLRGADMVFVTAGEGGGTGTGGAPVVASIARKMGALTVGVVTRPFSFEGKRRSNQAENGIAALRESCDTLIVIPNDRLLQMGDAAVSLMDAFRSADEVLLNGVQGITDLITTPGLINVDFADVKGIMSGAGTALMGIGSARGDGRSLKAAEIAINSPLLEASMEGAQGVLMSIAGGSDLGLFEINEAASLVQDAAHADANIIFGTVIDDSLGDEVRVTVIAAGFDVSGPGRKPVMGAAPGETGGAHRIESAKAGKLTSTLFEPVDAVSVPVHTNGATLSIGGDDDDVDVPPFMRR is encoded by the coding sequence ATGACCCCCCCGCATAACTATCTGGCCGTCATCAAGGTCGTAGGCATCGGTGGTGGCGGCGTCAACGCCGTCAACCGGATGATCGAGCAGGGCCTCAAGGGCGTGGAGTTCATCGCGATCAATACCGATGCGCAGGCATTGTTGATGAGCGACGCGGACGTCAAGCTCGATGTAGGTCGCGAATCGACACGGGGGCTCGGCGCCGGCGCCGACCCCGAGGTTGGACGCAAGGCCGCCGAGGACGCCAAAGACGAGATCGAGGAGCTGCTTCGCGGCGCCGACATGGTGTTCGTCACCGCCGGTGAAGGCGGCGGCACCGGCACCGGAGGCGCGCCCGTCGTCGCCAGCATTGCCCGCAAAATGGGTGCGTTGACCGTCGGCGTCGTCACCCGGCCGTTTTCCTTCGAAGGCAAGCGGCGCAGCAACCAGGCCGAAAACGGCATCGCCGCGTTGCGGGAAAGCTGCGACACCCTGATCGTGATTCCCAACGACCGGCTGTTGCAGATGGGCGACGCCGCCGTCTCTTTGATGGACGCCTTCCGCAGCGCCGACGAGGTGCTGCTCAACGGTGTCCAGGGCATCACTGACCTGATCACCACGCCGGGTTTGATCAACGTCGACTTTGCCGATGTCAAGGGCATCATGTCCGGCGCCGGCACCGCGTTGATGGGCATCGGCTCGGCCCGCGGTGACGGCCGGTCCCTCAAAGCCGCCGAAATCGCCATCAACTCGCCGCTGTTGGAAGCCTCGATGGAGGGGGCGCAAGGTGTGCTGATGTCGATCGCGGGCGGTAGCGACCTGGGTTTGTTCGAGATCAACGAGGCGGCGTCGCTGGTGCAGGATGCCGCGCACGCGGACGCCAACATCATCTTCGGTACGGTGATCGACGACTCGCTGGGTGACGAGGTACGGGTCACCGTGATCGCGGCAGGCTTCGATGTCAGCGGTCCCGGTCGCAAACCGGTTATGGGAGCTGCGCCTGGGGAGACCGGCGGTGCGCACCGGATCGAGTCGGCCAAGGCCGGCAAACTCACCTCGACACTGTTCGAGCCGGTCGATGCCGTCAGCGTGCCGGTGCACACCAACGGCGCGACGCTGAGCATCGGTGGCGACGACGACGACGTTGACGTGCCACCATTCATGCGCCGCTGA
- a CDS encoding YggS family pyridoxal phosphate-dependent enzyme, translated as MVVEVPVSGNQGGDRQSELTHRLAAVRSRLAAAAEAAGRSVAEIELLPITKYFPASDVAILARLGCRAVGESREQEAAAKVVELARLSAASPGSGSRAVQWHMVGRIQRNKARSLAQWAHTVHSVDSARLVTALDRAVGAALADRRRGNPLRVYVQVSLDGDVSRGGVDMTESGAVDRICAQVQDSPSLQLVGLMGVPPLDWAPNEAFDLLQSEHRRVLEAFPAAVGLSAGMSDDLEAAVKHGSTCVRVGTALLGPRQLRSP; from the coding sequence ATGGTGGTAGAGGTGCCGGTGAGCGGCAACCAGGGCGGCGACCGCCAATCGGAATTGACGCATCGGTTAGCGGCCGTGCGATCGCGGCTTGCCGCGGCCGCCGAGGCGGCCGGCCGCTCCGTCGCGGAAATCGAACTGCTGCCGATTACCAAATACTTTCCAGCCAGCGATGTTGCGATTTTGGCCCGGTTGGGGTGTCGTGCCGTTGGCGAATCGCGGGAGCAGGAGGCCGCGGCCAAAGTGGTTGAACTGGCTCGGCTCTCGGCGGCTTCCCCCGGGTCTGGATCTCGTGCTGTCCAGTGGCACATGGTAGGTCGGATCCAGCGGAACAAGGCGCGTTCGCTGGCGCAATGGGCGCACACCGTGCACTCGGTGGACAGCGCCCGGTTGGTGACCGCGCTGGATCGAGCGGTTGGCGCGGCCTTGGCCGATCGGCGTCGCGGCAATCCGCTGCGGGTCTACGTCCAGGTCAGTCTGGACGGCGACGTGTCTCGCGGCGGCGTCGACATGACAGAGTCCGGCGCGGTGGATCGGATCTGTGCGCAGGTGCAGGACTCACCAAGCCTGCAACTGGTCGGCTTGATGGGCGTTCCGCCGCTGGATTGGGCTCCGAACGAGGCCTTTGACCTGCTGCAATCGGAGCACAGGCGAGTGCTCGAGGCGTTCCCCGCTGCGGTCGGGCTGTCCGCCGGCATGTCCGATGACCTCGAAGCTGCCGTTAAACATGGATCAACGTGTGTGCGTGTCGGTACCGCGCTATTGGGTCCGCGACAGTTACGGTCACCGTGA
- the wag31 gene encoding DivIVA-like cell division protein Wag31 codes for MPLTPADVHNVAFSKPPIGKRGYNEDEVDAFLDLVENELTRLIEENSDLRQRIAELDQELAAGGGAGGGVTAQPTQAMPVYEPEPEPVRAPAPTGTNEEQAIKAARVLSLAQDTADRLTSTAKAESDKMLADARSNADQIVSEARHTAETTVAEARQRADAMLADAQSRSENQLRQAQEKADALQADAERKHSEIMGTINQQRTVLEGRLEQLRTFEREYRTRLKTYLESQLEELGQRGSAAPVDSSADAGGFEQFNRGSN; via the coding sequence ATGCCGCTTACACCTGCCGACGTCCACAATGTGGCGTTCAGTAAGCCGCCTATCGGCAAGCGCGGGTACAACGAAGACGAAGTTGACGCCTTCCTTGACCTGGTGGAGAACGAGCTGACGCGGCTTATCGAAGAGAATTCCGATCTGCGTCAGCGGATTGCCGAGCTGGACCAGGAGCTGGCGGCGGGGGGCGGAGCCGGCGGCGGCGTGACAGCCCAGCCCACCCAGGCGATGCCGGTATACGAGCCCGAACCCGAGCCGGTCCGGGCTCCGGCTCCGACGGGAACCAACGAGGAACAAGCCATCAAGGCGGCGCGGGTGCTGAGCCTGGCCCAAGACACTGCCGATCGCCTGACCAGCACCGCCAAGGCCGAATCCGACAAGATGTTGGCCGATGCCCGCTCCAACGCCGATCAGATAGTCAGCGAGGCGCGGCACACCGCCGAGACCACCGTCGCCGAGGCCCGGCAGCGCGCCGACGCGATGCTCGCCGACGCGCAGTCCCGGTCGGAGAATCAGTTGCGGCAGGCCCAGGAGAAGGCCGACGCCCTGCAAGCCGACGCGGAACGCAAGCACTCCGAAATCATGGGCACCATCAACCAGCAGCGCACGGTACTCGAAGGCCGCCTTGAGCAGCTGCGCACGTTCGAACGCGAGTACCGCACCCGGCTCAAGACATATTTGGAATCCCAGCTCGAGGAACTCGGTCAGCGTGGATCGGCGGCCCCGGTCGATTCGAGCGCGGATGCCGGTGGGTTTGAGCAGTTCAACCGAGGTAGCAACTAG
- the ftsW gene encoding putative lipid II flippase FtsW, translated as MSSALTRLLRRGKAAQDPEGQSVTEPDDADQVDGPAEPMSSDPTSSEAEVHGKSSEGGPRTRFGAWLGRPMTSFHLIIAVAALLTTLGLIMVLSASGVRSYDDDGSAWVIFGKQVLWTIVGLVGCYVGLRMSVRFLRRVAFSGFAFTIVLLVLVLIPGIGKEANGSRGWFVVAGFSMQPSELTKMAFAVWGAHLLAARRMERASLREMLIPLVPAAVVALALIVAQPDLGQTVSLGIILLGLLWYAGLPLRVFVSSLAAAVISAAILAMSAGYRSDRVRSWLDPDNDPQDSGYQARQAKFALAHGGIFGDGLGQGVAKWNYLPNAHNDFIFAIIGEELGLVGALGLLGLFGLFAYTGMRIARRSADPFLRLLTATVTLWVLGQAFINIGYVIGLLPVTGLQLPLISAGGTSTATTLSMIGIMANAARHEPEAVAALRAGRDDKVNRLLRLPPPLPYAPTRIEAFRDRKRTHPQAARPPATQPARKAPKAAARNAGEPLRPALPRRTDRPSPRSGGSARTRDRHHGAGQRHAGRIRALEGQRYG; from the coding sequence GTGAGTAGCGCGCTGACCCGGCTGTTGCGCCGGGGCAAGGCGGCCCAGGACCCCGAGGGCCAGAGCGTGACTGAGCCGGACGACGCGGATCAGGTGGATGGCCCGGCCGAACCGATGTCGTCCGACCCCACCTCGTCGGAAGCCGAAGTTCACGGCAAGTCATCGGAAGGGGGTCCGCGTACCCGTTTCGGTGCCTGGCTGGGCCGGCCCATGACGTCGTTTCACCTGATCATCGCCGTTGCCGCGTTGCTGACAACGCTCGGCTTGATCATGGTGCTCTCGGCATCGGGAGTGCGGTCCTATGACGACGACGGGTCGGCGTGGGTGATCTTTGGCAAGCAGGTCTTGTGGACGATCGTCGGTCTCGTCGGCTGCTATGTCGGTCTGCGCATGTCGGTGCGATTCTTGCGCCGCGTCGCGTTCTCCGGCTTCGCGTTCACCATTGTGTTGTTGGTGCTGGTGCTCATACCCGGGATCGGTAAGGAGGCCAACGGTTCCCGCGGATGGTTCGTGGTCGCGGGATTCTCGATGCAGCCGTCGGAACTGACCAAGATGGCCTTTGCGGTGTGGGGTGCGCACCTGCTCGCTGCCCGGCGCATGGAACGGGCGTCGCTGCGCGAAATGCTGATTCCCCTGGTGCCGGCCGCCGTGGTGGCACTGGCCTTGATCGTGGCGCAGCCCGACCTGGGACAGACGGTGTCGTTGGGCATCATCTTGTTGGGCTTGCTGTGGTACGCGGGCCTGCCGCTGCGCGTCTTCGTCAGCTCGCTGGCGGCGGCGGTCATCTCGGCCGCGATTTTGGCGATGTCCGCCGGATATCGCTCCGACCGGGTACGGTCCTGGCTCGATCCCGACAACGATCCCCAGGACTCGGGCTACCAGGCGAGGCAGGCAAAGTTCGCGCTGGCCCATGGTGGCATCTTCGGCGACGGGCTGGGTCAGGGTGTGGCCAAATGGAATTATTTGCCCAACGCCCACAACGACTTCATCTTCGCGATCATCGGCGAGGAATTGGGCCTGGTCGGCGCCCTTGGGCTGCTCGGATTGTTTGGTCTGTTCGCCTACACCGGGATGCGGATCGCTCGCCGGTCCGCCGACCCCTTCCTGCGCCTGTTGACCGCCACCGTGACGCTGTGGGTACTGGGCCAGGCGTTCATCAACATCGGCTACGTCATCGGTCTGCTGCCGGTTACCGGGCTGCAGCTGCCATTGATCTCGGCGGGCGGTACCTCGACGGCGACCACGCTTTCGATGATCGGCATCATGGCCAACGCGGCGCGCCACGAACCCGAGGCGGTTGCTGCGCTGCGGGCTGGGCGTGACGATAAGGTGAACCGGTTGCTGCGGCTGCCACCGCCACTGCCGTACGCACCGACGCGCATAGAGGCGTTTCGGGACCGTAAGCGCACCCACCCGCAAGCGGCCAGGCCACCGGCCACACAGCCCGCCCGGAAGGCTCCGAAGGCGGCGGCTCGCAATGCTGGCGAACCGCTTCGACCGGCGTTGCCGCGCAGAACCGATCGGCCCAGCCCCCGATCTGGGGGTAGCGCCCGTACGCGGGACAGGCATCATGGAGCTGGCCAGCGTCATGCGGGGCGGATACGTGCATTGGAAGGTCAGCGTTACGGGTGA
- the murC gene encoding UDP-N-acetylmuramate--L-alanine ligase, translating into MTTGQLPPELQRVHMVGIGGAGMSGIARILLDRGGLVSGSDAKESRGVHALRARGAVIRIGHGASALDLLPGGVTAVITTHAAIPKTNPELVEARRRGIPVILRPVVLAKLMAGRTTLMVTGTHGKTTTTSMLIVALQHCGRDPSFAVGGELGEAGTNAHHGSGDFFVAEADESDGSLLEYTPQVAVVTNIESDHLDFYGSTEAYVGVFDSFIERLAPGGALVVCTDDPGAAALAQRTAELGIRVLRYGSTATPGAALAGTLVSWEQHGTKAIAHVQLAGEPQPRLMRLSVPGRHMAFNALGALLAAIEVGVPIDEVLDGLAGFEGVRRRFEFVGTAESIRVFDDYAHHPTEISATLAAVRSVAQYSGSGRSLVVFQPHLYSRTKAFAAEFGHALNAADEVFVLDVYGAREQPLAGVSGASVAEHVTAPVRYIPDFSAVADEVAAVATPGDVIVTMGAGDVTLLGPEILAAVRMRATRSTPGQPGVLQ; encoded by the coding sequence GTGACTACCGGGCAATTGCCACCCGAGCTGCAGCGAGTGCACATGGTGGGCATCGGGGGAGCCGGGATGTCGGGTATCGCCCGCATCCTGCTCGACCGCGGCGGATTGGTGTCGGGGTCGGATGCCAAGGAATCGCGCGGTGTGCACGCGTTGCGAGCGCGCGGCGCGGTGATCCGGATCGGGCACGGCGCGTCGGCGCTGGACCTGCTGCCCGGTGGCGTCACCGCGGTGATCACCACTCACGCCGCGATCCCCAAAACCAACCCGGAGCTCGTCGAAGCGCGGCGTCGTGGGATTCCGGTGATCCTGAGGCCGGTCGTGTTGGCCAAGCTGATGGCCGGGCGTACCACGCTGATGGTCACCGGAACGCACGGCAAGACCACGACGACGTCCATGCTCATCGTCGCCTTGCAGCACTGTGGGCGGGATCCGTCTTTTGCGGTGGGCGGTGAGCTGGGCGAGGCCGGAACCAACGCCCATCACGGCAGCGGCGATTTTTTTGTGGCCGAGGCCGACGAAAGCGACGGCTCGCTGTTGGAGTACACGCCTCAGGTGGCTGTGGTAACCAACATCGAGTCCGATCACCTGGACTTCTACGGCAGCACCGAGGCCTATGTCGGGGTCTTCGATTCGTTCATAGAGCGGCTTGCTCCCGGGGGCGCGCTGGTGGTGTGCACCGATGATCCGGGCGCGGCCGCGCTGGCCCAACGCACGGCCGAGCTAGGAATTCGGGTGCTCCGGTACGGATCTACGGCGACGCCCGGTGCAGCTTTGGCGGGCACGCTGGTGTCGTGGGAGCAGCACGGCACCAAGGCCATCGCGCACGTCCAGTTAGCCGGCGAACCGCAGCCTCGGCTGATGCGGCTTTCGGTGCCCGGGCGGCACATGGCGTTCAATGCATTGGGCGCGCTACTGGCGGCGATCGAGGTCGGTGTCCCGATCGATGAGGTGCTCGACGGTCTGGCCGGATTCGAGGGCGTGCGACGTCGCTTCGAGTTTGTCGGCACCGCCGAATCGATCAGGGTTTTCGATGACTATGCCCACCATCCAACCGAGATCAGCGCGACGTTGGCGGCGGTCCGTTCGGTGGCCCAGTACAGCGGTAGTGGTCGCTCACTGGTCGTGTTTCAACCGCATTTGTATTCGCGCACAAAAGCCTTTGCCGCAGAGTTCGGTCATGCGTTGAATGCCGCCGACGAGGTGTTTGTGCTCGACGTCTACGGTGCCCGGGAACAACCGCTCGCCGGCGTCAGCGGTGCCAGCGTCGCCGAGCACGTCACTGCCCCGGTCCGCTATATCCCGGACTTTTCGGCGGTGGCCGACGAGGTGGCCGCGGTCGCCACGCCGGGTGACGTCATCGTCACGATGGGTGCCGGAGACGTGACTTTGCTGGGGCCGGAGATCCTGGCCGCGGTGCGCATGCGGGCCACCCGCAGCACACCCGGCCAGCCGGGGGTGCTGCAGTGA
- the pgeF gene encoding peptidoglycan editing factor PgeF produces the protein MSVRIRRVTTTRAGGVSRPPFDTFNLGDHVGDDPTAVAANRARLATAIGLPGDRVVWMNQVHGDRIEVVDEPRNTAFDDTDGLVTSTPGLALAVMTADCVPVLMADARAGIAAAVHAGRVGAQHGVVVRAVEVMLGLGAQAGDISALLGPAASGQNYEVPAEMADEVDAALPGSRTTTSAGTPGLDLRAGIARQLKDLGVTSIDVDPRCTIADPGLFSHRRGAPTGRLASLVWME, from the coding sequence GTGAGCGTACGTATCCGCCGGGTGACCACCACCCGGGCGGGCGGTGTGTCCCGGCCCCCGTTCGACACTTTCAATCTGGGCGACCACGTCGGCGACGATCCGACTGCGGTCGCCGCGAACCGGGCCCGGTTGGCCACTGCCATCGGTCTGCCCGGCGATCGAGTGGTGTGGATGAACCAGGTTCACGGTGACCGGATTGAGGTGGTCGACGAGCCGCGTAATACCGCGTTCGATGACACCGATGGCTTGGTGACCAGCACCCCGGGATTGGCGTTGGCCGTGATGACGGCCGATTGCGTGCCGGTCCTGATGGCAGATGCGCGGGCGGGCATCGCCGCGGCAGTCCATGCCGGTCGAGTCGGTGCCCAGCACGGCGTCGTGGTTCGCGCCGTCGAGGTGATGCTCGGGCTGGGCGCACAGGCCGGCGACATATCGGCGCTGTTGGGTCCGGCGGCCAGTGGTCAGAACTATGAGGTACCCGCTGAAATGGCCGATGAGGTCGACGCAGCGCTGCCGGGCAGCCGCACCACCACGTCCGCCGGGACTCCCGGACTTGACCTTCGGGCTGGAATCGCCCGTCAGTTAAAGGATTTGGGCGTCACGTCCATCGACGTTGATCCGCGTTGCACGATCGCAGATCCGGGGTTGTTCAGCCATCGGCGCGGTGCGCCGACTGGGCGGCTGGCGTCGCTGGTATGGATGGAATGA
- a CDS encoding YggT family protein translates to MVLFFQILGFALFIFWLLLIARVVVEFIRSFSRDWRPSGITVVILEIIMSITDPPVKLLRRLIPQLTIGAVRFDLSIMVLLLVAFIGMQLAFGAAA, encoded by the coding sequence TTGGTGCTGTTTTTTCAAATCCTTGGGTTTGCGCTATTCATCTTCTGGCTGCTGCTCATCGCGCGGGTCGTCGTTGAGTTCATCCGTTCGTTCAGCCGCGACTGGCGTCCCAGCGGCATCACCGTGGTGATCCTGGAGATCATCATGTCTATTACCGACCCCCCGGTGAAACTGCTTCGCCGGCTGATCCCGCAACTCACCATCGGCGCGGTGCGCTTCGATCTGTCCATCATGGTGCTGTTGCTGGTCGCATTCATCGGTATGCAGCTGGCGTTCGGTGCCGCGGCGTGA
- a CDS encoding cell division protein FtsQ/DivIB: protein MIAGDLSECDTEAVTEPLATEPHDGQPSPAPDPVQEAEQDEFEGPRRRARRERAERRAAQARATAIEEARREAKRRVHGGAVKEPKPVARGVVRGLKMLLATVVLLIVGLGLGLILYFTPAMSARDIIVTGVGNVTREEVLAAASIRPGTPLLQINTKEVADRVATIRRVAIARVQRQYPSALRITIVERIPLVVKDFPDGPHLFDRDGVDFATGPPPPALPYLDVDNPGPTDPATLAALQVLTALRPEVAGQVGRIAAPSVSSITLTLSDGRVVIWGTTDRAEEKAEKLAALLTQPGQTYDVSSPDLPTVK, encoded by the coding sequence GTGATCGCCGGCGACCTGAGTGAATGCGACACCGAAGCGGTCACCGAACCGCTCGCGACCGAGCCGCACGATGGGCAGCCATCTCCAGCACCAGATCCGGTACAAGAGGCTGAGCAAGACGAATTCGAGGGGCCGCGCCGGCGTGCCCGCCGCGAACGGGCCGAGCGTCGTGCCGCGCAGGCTCGCGCCACCGCGATCGAGGAAGCCCGGCGCGAAGCCAAGCGCCGGGTTCACGGCGGCGCCGTCAAGGAACCCAAACCCGTTGCCCGCGGTGTGGTTCGCGGCTTGAAAATGCTGTTGGCCACGGTGGTCTTGCTGATCGTCGGGCTAGGGCTGGGACTCATCCTCTATTTCACGCCGGCCATGTCGGCGCGCGACATCATCGTCACCGGGGTCGGTAACGTGACCCGTGAGGAGGTGCTCGCCGCGGCCAGCATACGGCCAGGGACTCCGCTGCTGCAGATCAACACCAAAGAGGTCGCTGACCGGGTCGCAACGATCCGGAGGGTGGCCATTGCGCGGGTGCAACGGCAGTACCCGTCCGCTTTGCGGATCACCATCGTGGAGCGGATCCCCTTGGTGGTGAAAGATTTTCCGGACGGCCCGCACCTTTTCGATCGCGACGGCGTGGACTTCGCGACCGGTCCGCCGCCGCCTGCCCTGCCCTACTTGGATGTCGACAACCCGGGCCCCACCGATCCCGCTACGTTGGCCGCCCTGCAGGTGTTGACCGCGCTGCGTCCAGAGGTCGCGGGTCAGGTGGGCCGGATCGCGGCTCCGTCGGTGTCGTCGATCACGCTCACCCTCTCCGACGGGCGGGTGGTGATCTGGGGAACCACCGACCGCGCGGAGGAGAAGGCGGAGAAGCTGGCGGCGCTACTGACGCAACCTGGCCAGACCTACGACGTGTCCAGCCCCGATCTGCCGACGGTGAAGTGA